ACGCTTGAAATGCTAAAGGAGAAGAAAGTTGATTTACTTCTTTTAGACATCTATATGCCAGATGAAATGGGAACAGATTTACTCCCAAAAATCAGAGCCCAGTTTCCACAAGTTGACGTTATCGTGGTAACGGCTGCAACAGAAAAAAACATTGTAGAAATCTGTTTGAGAAACGGCGTCGTTAATTATTTGATTAAGCCGGTTATGATGGAATCCTTCATTAATGCTATTAAACAGTATCAAGAGAAAAAGGAACTGTTTAGTACGCATGAAGAAGTTGATCAATCATTTATTGATGCGTACTTTGGACATGTCAGAACAAAGCCAAAAGCGGATAAATCTCTTCCTTCAGGTATTGATGGTATCACATTACAAAAGTCAAAAGACATTTTGAAAAGCATCAAAGGAATTACGATCGAAGAGATGGGCCAACACATGGGAGTATCTAGAACGACAGCTAGACGATATTTAGAGTATCTAGTATCAGCCGGTGAATGTCACGTTGAATATGATTATGGGATTATTGGAAGACCGGAGCGCAAGTACTATTTAGCGTAGCATTAGCCTTGAAGGATGGTATATATGATCAAAAAGCTCATGATAGTGTTTATAAGTGCATTGCTTGTTAGCTGTTCTACTCCCTCTAAAAAAGACCGCATTAGTATGGAAAAAATTGAAATTGTGGCAGCCGGTGCAAAAGGCGGAGGAGCAGATGCAACAGTAAGAGCCATTCAACAAGTGCTAACGGAAAAGAAGATTGTGAAGGTACCCGTTTCTGTTAGTAATAAAATAGGTGGGCAAGGTGAAGAAGGATGGAAATATATTAAACAGAGAAAAGAAGGAAATATTGTTTCCGGGAATTCCAGTTTGCTGATTACAAATAATTTGCTAGGGCAAAGTCAATTAACCTATAAAGACTTTACTCCGCTCGCTATTTTAACATCTGAATGGGAGGTCATCGTAGTTCCTGTTAACTCTCCTATATACAATTTAAAACAGCTCATACGCACGTTAAATCAAAGTGAATCCAGTATGAAAGTGGGAATATCACCTCGATTAGGAAACGACGATCATTTATCGTTCATGCAGCTAAATAAAAAAGCAGGCGTAGACTCTTCCAAGCTTGAGTTCTTCGTTTATAACAGCAGTCATAAAGTAATTGATGCGCTCGTTCATCATCAGCTAGATGTAGCACCCATGTCATTATCAGAAGTAAAAAAGCAGTATGAACAAGGGCAGGTAAGGATACTCGCCGTTTCTTCTCCTAAAAGGCTAGAAGAGCTAAAAGAGATACCGACGTGGAAAGAAGCGGGAATTGACGTAACGTTTAGCCATTGGAGAGGTCTAATGGGACCGCCTAATATGACCAAAGAACAGGTAGCATATTGGAATAAGGCCGTGTATGAAATGGTTCATACAAAAGAATGGGAACAGCTTCTTAAAGATAATGATTTAACCTCTTTTTATAAAAATAGCAGCGGTGCTAAAGTCTTTCTTGAGCAGCAAAGCAAGCTGTATTCTGACTTAATGGGCGGAGCAAATGATGAATAAATACAATAGAAAAAGGTTGGGACAAAAGGATTTTAGATGGAGTGAAAAACGAACCATTGATTAAAGTTTTTAATTCTTGGTTCGTTTTTTTGTTGTGGTAAGTGTAGTTTCATCTGTTTCGTTCCTTCTAGCAGTTGATTGGAGAGCAAGACGAAGACTCCTGCGGGAAAAGCGGAACAGGCGAGACCCCACAGGAGCGTGAGCGACGAGGAGGCTCACCGGCCGCCCGCGGAAAGCGAAGTCTTGCACGGAAATCAACTGCGGTGTCTTAAGCAGTTCCGCTCATATATCCCATTTGTTCGTCTTTAGAATTAGATTCATTTCGGTATGTCTCAACCTTTTTCTGTCAGTGTACATCTTTTAAATCCAAGTTTTGAATGAACTCAATAAAAGCTTTTACAATGTTAATTTTTAAGGAGTCCTCATGATAAAACATCCATGTGCTGCGCGTTAAAGGTACTTGATCTTTAGTTTTTAACGTGTATCTGTAAATCTCTGCAGCATCGTCAAGCAGCATACTCGGCAAAATCGCATAGCCCAGTCCGTTTACAACCATCTTTTTACATGTTTCTGCTTTATCTACTTCAATGCTGACAAGGGGAGGCTGAGAGTAATTTTCAGCCCACCAGTTATCAACGGATGTTTTTAAAAAACGATCTTGATGATAATCAATTCGAGGTAAATTGGGAAGATTGTTTATGTCGACAGGCTGTGCAGACGCAATGCAAATTGTTTCTTTAAAAAGCAGCTCTTTTTGATCTTGCCAGTTATAATCACCTTTTACAAACGCAATATGAACATCGTGCTTATAAAGCAGATGAGCCATGTCGCTGCTCCATCCGGTTGTGACTTTGAATTCAACATCAGGAAATCGCTCTTTAAATAAACGCAATAGCCCAGGGAGCTTGTAGTCAGTGAAAAAGTTAGACACGCCTAGACGTAAAGTTCCGGTTAATTGATCATCCATGTTTAACACATTTTCTTTTATTTTTTGAACCGTAAGCAGCATTTCTTCTGCGCACTTCACTAAATATTCTCCCTGCGGTGTAAACTGAACTCCGCGGCGCCCTCTATTTACAATCTGAACATGAAATTCCTTCTCCATCTGCTGCAGTCTATGCGTAAGCGCAGGCTGAGATATAAATAGCTCCTTGGCTGCTTTTGTAATGTTTTTCTCACGGTACAATACTTGTAGAATAAGCCAATCTCGATCGTCCATACTACCCCTCCAGGAATAAAAAAAATGAATGGTTTATAATAAAATTTCGATATTTTAATTATTTCTAAAATTATACTATAGTTAAGAAGAGAAATGTTCGGTGTAAGAAAGAAAAGCCTTGTAGAAGGAAGGAAGTAGGTATGAACGCAAGAGTTGTTTTTTTACAATCTATATTTTTTATTCTATTAACAAGCGTGGGAGGATTTCTTTTATCGTTAACAGGCTTATCCATTGGCTGGATGCTTGGGACTCTCATTTTAGCTGCTATTCTAGCTTTTCGAAAGCCGCGTTTTTTATCTCAAACAAGCAAAAAAGGCATTCCAAAATATTGGCTGTACGCTGGACAGTGCATTTTAGGGATTGAATTAGGTCAAAAGATTAACTTATCTGTGGTGACTACGTTTCAATCTCACTGGTCCACCATTACGATTATGCTTTTGCTGTCCGTTGTTTTTTCTCTTTTATCCGGTTATTTGCTATGGAAGTTCAGTTCCACAGACTTATTAACAAGCTTTTTCGGTACGACTCCGGGTGGAATGAGCGCCATGCCAGGCATGGCTGAAGAAGTAGGAGCCAATACGGCAGTTGTAAGCATCATTCAAACGATGCGCGTGTTTTTAGTTGTGCTTGCTGTTCCTTTATTTGTAGTCTATTGGGGAAGTAATACAGGACGGCATGCAGTGTCCGTTACCCCGAGTGTTTTTGAGTGGGGATCACTGTTGTGGACAGGCGTTTTAATTGTTACAGCAGTAGTCGGCTATTATATAGGGAAAAAACTAAAATTTCCTGCTCCTTGGTTAGTAGGAGGAATGCTTACTGTTGCAATTGTTCAAACAGCTGCTTCATCGTACGTGGGGTATAATCTTCAATCATACTGGCCTCATTCTGTGATGATTTTATCGCAAATTTTTATTGCTTCAAGCATTGGTTCTCGCTTTCATAAGGAAATGTTCATTGGAGTAAAAAAAATTATGGTTGTGGCGCTTATTAATACAATTGGTTTAATCGCCGCCATGTTTGTATGTGCACTATTCGTTTCCAAAATAACTGGAATTGAGCTTATCACGTCTATTTTAGCGTTTGCTCCTGGAGGCATTGCAGAAATGGCGACTACATCCATTGTACTGCAGGCTGATTCGACGTTAGTAGTAGCGGTCCAAGTGCTTCGTATTTTAACAATTTGGCTGCTTCTGCCTCCGCTGTTTCGCATGTTTCATCAGTGGGGAGAAAGAAAAAGAATACATTCACACGTTTCATAATAAATATGTGAATGCACTAGGTAGAGTAAGAGAGAGTTTTAAAGAGGGAAATGGGGGGAGAATAGATGAGTAATAAAGAAATGGTGGTCAGTCAGTTCGGGGGGAATGCCGGAAAGTATGTCAAAAGTAAAGGTCATGCAAAAGGCAAAGATTTAGCGGTTTTAGCGGAAATTGCTGAAGAAAATAGAGGAGGAAAGCTGCTTGATGTAGCGACAGGAGGAGGACACGTGGCAAATAAGCTAGCACCTGTCTTTCAAGAAGTAACGGCTTTTGACTTAACTCCTCAAATGTTGCAAAGTGCTGAAGGCTTCATTAAAGAAAATGGTCATGAAAATGTATCGTTTGTTCAAGGAGATGCTGAGGATATGCCATTTCAAGATGACGAGTTTGATACGGTAACGTGCAGAATTGCACCGCACCATTTTCCTAATATTAAACAGTTCATCAAAGAGGTATACCGAGTGTTAAAGCCAGGAGGACAGTTCTTGCTCATTGATAATGTAGCACCGGAAGTGAATGCTTATGACGAGTTTTATAATCGAGTTGAAAAGACAAGAGATCCAAGCCATTATCGTGCTTATAAAAAAACAGAGTGGCTTTCTATGCTTGAAATGCAAGGATTCCGTACAGAAGTGCTGACAACTTTTCCAAAGCGCTTTTTATTTGATGACTGGTGTGCGATGATGAATGTTCCCCAAGAGACAAAGCGTGAGCTTACTCAATATATGCTGAATGTACCAAGCGGATTTAAACAGTTTTTCGAAATCAAAACGAATCAACAGGGAATTGAATCGTTTCAAGGAGAAGCAATCTTTGTAGCGTGCTACAAACATAAATAAAAAGAAGCCAACTCCGGTGAGTTGGCTTCTTTTTTTACTTATGCTCGTTGGTTTGAACGATTTCCAAAATATTGCGTAATACGGTCTAAAATAATTGCTAAAATAACGATTGAAATTCCAGCTTCAAAGCCCGTGCCGACTTCAAGTCGAGAAACTGCACG
The genomic region above belongs to Priestia megaterium and contains:
- a CDS encoding AbrB family transcriptional regulator, giving the protein MNARVVFLQSIFFILLTSVGGFLLSLTGLSIGWMLGTLILAAILAFRKPRFLSQTSKKGIPKYWLYAGQCILGIELGQKINLSVVTTFQSHWSTITIMLLLSVVFSLLSGYLLWKFSSTDLLTSFFGTTPGGMSAMPGMAEEVGANTAVVSIIQTMRVFLVVLAVPLFVVYWGSNTGRHAVSVTPSVFEWGSLLWTGVLIVTAVVGYYIGKKLKFPAPWLVGGMLTVAIVQTAASSYVGYNLQSYWPHSVMILSQIFIASSIGSRFHKEMFIGVKKIMVVALINTIGLIAAMFVCALFVSKITGIELITSILAFAPGGIAEMATTSIVLQADSTLVVAVQVLRILTIWLLLPPLFRMFHQWGERKRIHSHVS
- a CDS encoding class I SAM-dependent methyltransferase, whose translation is MSNKEMVVSQFGGNAGKYVKSKGHAKGKDLAVLAEIAEENRGGKLLDVATGGGHVANKLAPVFQEVTAFDLTPQMLQSAEGFIKENGHENVSFVQGDAEDMPFQDDEFDTVTCRIAPHHFPNIKQFIKEVYRVLKPGGQFLLIDNVAPEVNAYDEFYNRVEKTRDPSHYRAYKKTEWLSMLEMQGFRTEVLTTFPKRFLFDDWCAMMNVPQETKRELTQYMLNVPSGFKQFFEIKTNQQGIESFQGEAIFVACYKHK
- a CDS encoding LysR family transcriptional regulator; the protein is MDDRDWLILQVLYREKNITKAAKELFISQPALTHRLQQMEKEFHVQIVNRGRRGVQFTPQGEYLVKCAEEMLLTVQKIKENVLNMDDQLTGTLRLGVSNFFTDYKLPGLLRLFKERFPDVEFKVTTGWSSDMAHLLYKHDVHIAFVKGDYNWQDQKELLFKETICIASAQPVDINNLPNLPRIDYHQDRFLKTSVDNWWAENYSQPPLVSIEVDKAETCKKMVVNGLGYAILPSMLLDDAAEIYRYTLKTKDQVPLTRSTWMFYHEDSLKINIVKAFIEFIQNLDLKDVH
- a CDS encoding response regulator gives rise to the protein MLRVAIAEDDFRIAQVQERFLLEVDGVEVVGKALNAKETLEMLKEKKVDLLLLDIYMPDEMGTDLLPKIRAQFPQVDVIVVTAATEKNIVEICLRNGVVNYLIKPVMMESFINAIKQYQEKKELFSTHEEVDQSFIDAYFGHVRTKPKADKSLPSGIDGITLQKSKDILKSIKGITIEEMGQHMGVSRTTARRYLEYLVSAGECHVEYDYGIIGRPERKYYLA
- a CDS encoding tripartite tricarboxylate transporter substrate binding protein; this translates as MIKKLMIVFISALLVSCSTPSKKDRISMEKIEIVAAGAKGGGADATVRAIQQVLTEKKIVKVPVSVSNKIGGQGEEGWKYIKQRKEGNIVSGNSSLLITNNLLGQSQLTYKDFTPLAILTSEWEVIVVPVNSPIYNLKQLIRTLNQSESSMKVGISPRLGNDDHLSFMQLNKKAGVDSSKLEFFVYNSSHKVIDALVHHQLDVAPMSLSEVKKQYEQGQVRILAVSSPKRLEELKEIPTWKEAGIDVTFSHWRGLMGPPNMTKEQVAYWNKAVYEMVHTKEWEQLLKDNDLTSFYKNSSGAKVFLEQQSKLYSDLMGGANDE